In one window of Thermus aquaticus DNA:
- a CDS encoding M24 family metallopeptidase produces the protein MDVSRVQAVLREEGFDGWLLYSFGRSNPVALHVLGLGHLHLTRRLAYFLPQEGEPTLLCHAIEASLLPPLPGKRRTYHTWQGFLEGLAQALEGSWRIALEYVPGGRIPYLSQVDGGTLDLLRGMGLEVASSWPLLLLFQTWEEEKLKAHRRAASGLVQAKDAGLAFLRENPKATEREVQARMAQVLEGLGLTFDHPPMVAFGKNSANPHHAPTEKALEEGEVALLDLWAKEPGGVYADITWMAGLEVGEAAHRAFQAVREARDQAIAFVARAYREGRHPRGYEVDRVARGVLEEMGYGPYIRHRTGHNLGEEVHGFGPHLDDLETQDFRPLVPGLAFTVEPGVYLEGFGVRTEVNVYLHPEGPEVTTPLQEAITPL, from the coding sequence ATGGACGTGTCCCGCGTGCAGGCGGTGCTAAGGGAAGAAGGGTTTGACGGCTGGCTCCTCTACTCCTTCGGGCGGAGCAACCCCGTGGCCCTTCACGTTCTGGGCCTGGGCCACCTCCACCTCACCCGCCGCCTGGCCTACTTCCTTCCCCAGGAGGGGGAGCCCACCCTCCTCTGCCACGCCATTGAGGCAAGCCTCCTCCCGCCCCTTCCCGGAAAGCGGCGCACCTACCACACCTGGCAGGGCTTCCTGGAGGGGCTTGCCCAGGCCCTCGAGGGCTCCTGGCGCATCGCCTTGGAGTACGTGCCCGGGGGGCGGATCCCCTACCTCTCCCAGGTGGACGGAGGGACCCTGGACCTCCTCAGGGGGATGGGCCTCGAGGTCGCCTCCTCCTGGCCACTCCTCCTCCTCTTCCAGACCTGGGAGGAGGAGAAGCTCAAGGCCCATAGACGGGCGGCCTCCGGCCTGGTCCAGGCCAAGGACGCGGGCTTGGCCTTCCTCCGGGAAAACCCCAAGGCCACGGAAAGGGAAGTCCAGGCGCGGATGGCCCAGGTCCTGGAGGGGCTTGGCCTCACCTTTGACCACCCTCCCATGGTGGCCTTTGGGAAGAACAGCGCCAACCCCCACCACGCGCCCACGGAGAAGGCCCTGGAGGAAGGAGAGGTGGCCCTTCTGGACCTGTGGGCCAAGGAGCCGGGCGGGGTCTACGCCGATATCACCTGGATGGCGGGCCTCGAGGTGGGCGAGGCCGCCCACCGGGCCTTCCAGGCGGTGCGGGAGGCCCGGGACCAGGCCATCGCCTTCGTGGCCAGGGCCTACCGGGAAGGGCGCCACCCCCGGGGGTACGAGGTGGACCGGGTGGCCAGGGGGGTTCTGGAGGAGATGGGGTATGGGCCCTACATCCGCCACCGCACCGGCCACAACCTGGGGGAGGAGGTCCACGGCTTTGGGCCCCACCTGGACGACCTGGAGACCCAGGATTTCCGCCCCCTGGTCCCGGGCTTGGCCTTCACCGTGGAACCGGGGGTCTACCTGGAGGGCTTCGGCGTGCGCACGGAGGTGAACGTCTACCTTCACCCGGAAGGGCCGGAGGTGACCACCCCCCTCCAGGAGGCCATCACCCCCCTCTAA
- a CDS encoding alpha/beta hydrolase: MERRLVLAGLPVLAQIPENPRAILLALHGLQGSKEHILSLLPGFKEAGFLLLAPDAPRHGERGTPPSAKSGRYVEEVYQVALAFAEEAWRVAEEARARYGLPLFLAGGSLGAFVVHLLLSRGFRPRGALAFIGSGFPMKLPQGQSLQDPQVAALYQAPPALKGEAYGGVPLLHLHGTRDLIVPLERMEKTVEALRPHYPEGRLARFVEEGAGHIITPLMARVGRAFLEAWL, encoded by the coding sequence ATGGAAAGGCGCCTCGTGCTCGCCGGCCTTCCCGTCTTGGCCCAGATCCCGGAAAACCCCAGGGCCATCCTCCTCGCCCTCCACGGCCTCCAGGGCTCCAAGGAGCACATCCTCTCCCTGCTTCCCGGCTTTAAGGAGGCGGGCTTCCTCCTCCTGGCCCCCGACGCCCCTAGGCACGGGGAAAGGGGCACGCCCCCTTCCGCCAAGAGCGGGCGCTACGTGGAGGAGGTCTACCAGGTGGCCCTGGCCTTCGCCGAGGAGGCCTGGCGGGTGGCGGAGGAGGCCAGGGCCCGCTACGGCCTTCCCCTCTTTCTGGCGGGGGGAAGCCTGGGCGCCTTCGTGGTCCACCTCCTCCTCTCCCGGGGCTTCCGGCCAAGAGGGGCCCTGGCCTTCATCGGGAGCGGCTTTCCCATGAAGCTTCCCCAGGGGCAGAGCCTTCAGGACCCCCAGGTGGCCGCCCTCTACCAGGCCCCCCCGGCCCTGAAGGGCGAGGCCTACGGAGGGGTACCCCTTCTCCACCTCCACGGCACCAGGGACCTGATCGTCCCCCTGGAGCGCATGGAGAAGACCGTAGAGGCCCTCAGGCCCCACTACCCCGAAGGCCGGCTGGCCCGCTTCGTGGAGGAGGGGGCGGGGCATATCATCACCCCCCTCATGGCCCGGGTGGGGCGGGCTTTTCTGGAGGCATGGCTCTAA
- a CDS encoding ribose-phosphate diphosphokinase codes for MDRPLLIFSGQSNQPLARAIAEALGIPLGRSTTQRFANDNLFVRFEESLREGDVFIVQSFTPPVQDHLMELLMMVDAAKGASAARVTAVIPYFSYARSDKKDSPRISIAARLIADLLQTAGADRVLTMTLHSPQVHGFFKIPVDHLSAEPVIANHFATRVDLENAVVVAPDAGDLKRASSLARRLRLPLAFIDKERVSDTEVRVRMLVGEVRGKTALIVDDEISTAGSLVEAVEALMQAGAKEVYAAATHGVYVGPALERIAKSPVKEVAATDTCPPKEAPKLKTLTVAPIFAEAIWRIHRGESVSSLFT; via the coding sequence ATGGACCGCCCCCTTCTGATCTTCTCCGGCCAGTCCAACCAGCCCCTGGCCCGGGCCATCGCCGAGGCCCTGGGCATACCCTTGGGCAGGAGCACCACCCAGCGCTTCGCCAACGACAACCTCTTCGTCCGCTTTGAGGAGAGCCTCCGGGAAGGGGACGTCTTCATCGTCCAGTCCTTCACCCCCCCGGTGCAGGATCACCTCATGGAGCTCCTCATGATGGTGGACGCCGCCAAGGGGGCCAGCGCCGCCCGGGTCACCGCCGTCATCCCCTACTTCTCCTACGCCAGGAGCGACAAGAAGGACTCCCCCCGCATCTCCATCGCCGCCAGGCTCATCGCCGACCTCCTGCAGACCGCCGGGGCGGACCGGGTCCTCACCATGACCCTTCACTCCCCCCAGGTGCACGGCTTCTTCAAGATCCCCGTGGACCACCTTTCCGCCGAACCCGTAATCGCCAACCACTTCGCCACCAGGGTGGACCTGGAAAACGCTGTGGTGGTGGCCCCAGACGCCGGGGACCTTAAAAGGGCAAGCTCCCTAGCGAGAAGGCTCCGCCTGCCCCTGGCCTTCATAGACAAGGAGCGGGTCTCCGACACCGAGGTGCGGGTGCGGATGCTGGTGGGGGAGGTCAGGGGCAAGACGGCCCTGATCGTGGACGACGAGATCTCCACCGCGGGGAGCCTGGTGGAGGCGGTGGAGGCCCTGATGCAGGCCGGGGCCAAGGAGGTCTACGCTGCCGCCACCCACGGGGTCTACGTGGGGCCAGCCCTAGAGCGCATCGCCAAAAGCCCGGTCAAGGAGGTGGCCGCCACCGACACCTGCCCTCCCAAGGAAGCCCCCAAGCTCAAGACCCTCACCGTGGCCCCCATCTTCGCCGAGGCCATCTGGCGGATCCACCGGGGCGAGTCCGTCTCCAGCCTCTTCACCTAG
- the erpA gene encoding iron-sulfur cluster insertion protein ErpA, translating into MVEAQEAVIRITPLAAEKAKEILARYGKEGAAIRVYIKSGGCSGFQYGMAVDERELEGDTFVEMHGVRLVVDQRSLPYLVGSEIDWVESLMGGGFTVHNPNAISTCGCGHSFRTKDQEGEARTCGH; encoded by the coding sequence ATGGTAGAAGCCCAGGAGGCGGTCATCCGCATCACCCCTTTGGCGGCGGAAAAGGCCAAGGAGATCCTGGCCCGCTACGGCAAGGAAGGGGCGGCCATCCGGGTCTACATCAAGTCCGGGGGGTGCTCGGGCTTCCAGTACGGCATGGCCGTGGACGAAAGGGAGCTGGAGGGGGACACCTTCGTGGAGATGCACGGGGTGCGCCTGGTGGTGGACCAGAGGTCCCTCCCCTACCTGGTGGGCTCGGAGATAGACTGGGTGGAAAGCCTCATGGGCGGCGGTTTCACCGTCCACAACCCCAACGCCATAAGCACCTGCGGTTGCGGCCACTCCTTCCGCACCAAGGACCAGGAGGGGGAGGCCCGCACCTGCGGCCACTAG
- a CDS encoding transposase, with product EAAQVVEAYRRRWEVERFFRLLKTGLGLETLQLGGKLGLPSERDGPYLLLRGLVRLLNYEVTQELLKQAKGGRGRSFG from the coding sequence GGAGGCGGCGCAGGTGGTGGAGGCGTACCGCAGGCGGTGGGAGGTGGAGCGGTTCTTCCGGCTTTTGAAGACGGGGCTGGGGCTTGAGACCTTGCAGCTCGGGGGCAAGCTGGGGCTGCCCAGCGAGAGGGATGGTCCGTACCTGCTCCTGAGGGGCCTGGTTCGCCTGCTCAACTATGAAGTCACCCAAGAACTCTTGAAGCAGGCTAAGGGAGGGCGAGGAAGGAGTTTTGGGTAA
- a CDS encoding ABC transporter permease encodes MFAYVVRRLFQMIPLLLAASFVIFALLALQPGDPLDEVRMQNPRITAEQLEALRKAYGLDDPIHIRYAKWLTRALQGDLGYSRTYGIPAAEYIFEQRLPRTLLLSGLALLLALLVSIPVGVFSAVRQYTLADYTITFLAFIGLSIPNFFLGILLLYLFAVRLPELIPGFPQFPTGGVPPFLFEEVRQGLVSLGTFLGLWAWHLILPVVVLSTSSMAEWTRFMRASLLEVLSQDYIRTARAKGLAERVVLYKHALRNALIPIVTLVGLAIPGVMSGAVLTETIFSYPGMGRAIFDALVEKDYSVAMAALAFLALMVALFNLLADLAYALVDPRIRYS; translated from the coding sequence ATGTTCGCTTACGTGGTACGAAGGCTTTTTCAGATGATCCCTTTGCTCCTGGCGGCCTCTTTTGTCATCTTCGCCCTTTTGGCCCTCCAGCCGGGGGACCCCTTGGACGAGGTGCGGATGCAAAACCCCCGCATCACCGCCGAGCAGCTTGAGGCTTTGCGCAAGGCCTACGGCCTGGACGACCCCATCCACATCCGCTATGCCAAGTGGCTCACCCGGGCCCTCCAGGGGGATTTGGGCTACAGCCGCACCTACGGCATCCCCGCGGCGGAGTACATCTTTGAGCAGCGCCTGCCCCGTACCCTTCTCCTCTCGGGACTGGCCCTCCTTCTGGCCCTGCTGGTCTCCATTCCCGTGGGGGTCTTCTCGGCGGTGCGCCAGTACACCCTGGCGGACTACACCATCACCTTCCTCGCCTTCATCGGCCTTTCCATCCCCAACTTCTTCCTGGGCATCCTCCTCCTCTACCTCTTCGCCGTGCGCCTGCCGGAGCTCATCCCTGGTTTCCCGCAGTTCCCCACCGGGGGGGTGCCCCCCTTCCTCTTTGAGGAGGTGCGCCAGGGGCTAGTGAGCCTGGGGACCTTCCTGGGGCTTTGGGCTTGGCACCTGATTCTACCGGTGGTGGTCCTGTCCACCTCTTCCATGGCGGAGTGGACCCGGTTCATGCGGGCCTCCCTTCTTGAGGTTCTCTCCCAGGACTACATCCGCACTGCCCGGGCTAAGGGCCTCGCCGAGCGGGTGGTCCTCTACAAACACGCCCTCAGGAACGCCCTTATCCCCATCGTCACCCTGGTGGGCCTGGCCATTCCCGGGGTGATGAGCGGCGCGGTCCTCACCGAGACCATCTTCAGCTACCCCGGGATGGGCCGGGCCATCTTTGACGCCTTGGTGGAGAAAGACTACAGCGTGGCCATGGCGGCCCTGGCCTTCTTGGCCCTGATGGTGGCCCTCTTCAACCTTTTGGCGGACCTGGCCTACGCCCTGGTGGACCCCAGGATCCGCTACAGCTAG
- a CDS encoding ABC transporter permease, with the protein MQQAMVPLSEQRTFWKVFWRRFRRHRLAMASLAVIAFMLLVALLAPWIAPYDPFAQPRGEDFGERIFSPPSREHPLGTDDLGRDVLSRLMYGARISLLVGFSVATSSVLVGLLLGALAGYFAGRPLRFYLGPLRREKEGFYPWSFALWRVFSWFLYYGVLFLLFQMFLGVTEMGREAGSLGAQVFFWISMAFLLFAALWGLRGEIRLDLDTAISRLIDFMLTIPTLPLLLVLSALLRDPRVPVGQWAQDVLGDAASVFIIIAILVLFGWLTPARIVRGTILSLREQDYTTAAQALGASDSRILFRHLIPNALAPLIVLATLQVGYAILVESGLSFLGFGIQPPVATWGNMLANAQEYIFMAPWLALPPGFMIFITVLAFNFVGDGLRDALDPRSRL; encoded by the coding sequence ATGCAGCAGGCAATGGTTCCCCTTTCCGAGCAGAGGACCTTTTGGAAAGTTTTCTGGCGTCGCTTCCGCCGGCACCGGTTGGCCATGGCCAGCCTGGCGGTGATCGCCTTCATGCTCCTGGTGGCCTTGTTGGCTCCCTGGATAGCTCCCTACGACCCCTTCGCCCAGCCTCGGGGGGAGGATTTTGGGGAGAGGATCTTTTCCCCCCCCAGCCGGGAGCACCCCTTGGGCACCGATGACCTGGGGCGGGACGTCCTCTCCCGCCTCATGTATGGTGCCCGGATCTCCCTTCTGGTGGGGTTTTCCGTAGCCACTTCCAGCGTTCTGGTGGGGCTCCTCTTGGGGGCTTTGGCGGGGTATTTCGCCGGGCGACCCCTCCGCTTCTATCTAGGCCCCCTGCGCCGGGAGAAGGAAGGGTTCTACCCCTGGAGCTTTGCCCTTTGGCGGGTCTTCTCCTGGTTCCTTTACTACGGGGTCCTCTTCCTCCTCTTCCAGATGTTCCTGGGGGTGACCGAAATGGGCCGGGAGGCGGGGTCCTTGGGGGCTCAGGTCTTCTTTTGGATCTCCATGGCCTTTCTCCTCTTCGCCGCTCTCTGGGGGCTTAGGGGAGAGATCCGCTTGGACCTGGACACGGCTATAAGCCGCCTGATTGACTTCATGCTGACCATCCCCACCCTTCCCTTGCTCCTTGTTCTCTCTGCCCTCCTGCGGGACCCTAGGGTGCCGGTGGGGCAGTGGGCGCAGGACGTCCTGGGGGATGCGGCCAGCGTCTTCATCATCATCGCCATCCTGGTCCTTTTCGGCTGGCTCACCCCGGCCCGTATCGTCCGCGGCACCATTCTCTCCCTTAGGGAACAGGACTACACCACCGCCGCCCAGGCCCTGGGGGCTTCGGACAGCCGCATCCTCTTCCGGCACCTCATCCCCAACGCCCTGGCGCCCTTGATCGTCTTGGCTACCCTGCAAGTGGGCTACGCCATCCTGGTGGAATCGGGGCTTTCCTTCCTGGGCTTTGGTATCCAGCCCCCGGTGGCCACCTGGGGGAACATGCTGGCCAATGCCCAGGAGTATATCTTCATGGCCCCCTGGCTGGCCCTGCCCCCGGGCTTCATGATCTTCATCACCGTCTTGGCCTTTAACTTCGTGGGGGATGGCCTTAGGGACGCCCTGGACCCCAGGAGCCGCCTCTAG